TTTTTCAAATTCCAAAAAACCGCTTACTTTTCTCTGTTCATTTAAGTAAACTTTATTTGCCTGCAATTTACCGAATATCCAGCCGAGCATATCAAAAAAGTGAACCCCGATATTTGTTGCAACTCCACCGGACTTTTCTTTAACACCTTTCCATGAAAAATCATACCAAGGTCCGCGGAAAGTAATATATGATAATTCAATATTATACTTTGAATTATTATTTTCTTTTTGAATTTTGTTTTTAAGATCAATAATTGCTTGATGTTCGCGAAGTTGAAGTACATTAAAAATCTTTTTCCCGGTTTCACTTTCCAATTCTTCCAGTGCATCTAAATTCCAAGGATTAAGAACAATTGGTTTCTCGCAGATTGCATCGGCATTTGATCTTAAAGCTAATCTGATATGTGCATCATGTAAAAAATTTGGAGAGCATATTGTGAGATAATCAATGGCACTTTCTTTAGATTTTCTTCTGAGTCTTTCAATATGTCGTTCAAATCTTTCGAACTCTGCAAAATAACTAACATTTGGAAAATAGCGATCGAGAATTCCAACCGAATCATGCGGATCAAGTGCGGCAATTAAATTATTACCGGTATCTTTTATAGCTTGTAGATGCCGAGGAGCAATATATCCGGCAACACCGGTCATCGCAAAGTTTTTCATAAATTTTGTTTAATCCTTATAACAAAAATTTATTTTACAATTTTTTCAAAATATTCTATTGTTTTAACCAAGCCATCTTCAAGTTTTATTTTCGGTTCCCAATTTAATTCTTTTTTAGCTAGAGTAATATCCGGCTGTCTTTGCATCGGATCATCTTGAGGTAAAGGTTTGTATATTATTTTTGATTTAGAGTTGGTTAGCTGCAATACTTTTTCT
The nucleotide sequence above comes from Ignavibacteriota bacterium. Encoded proteins:
- a CDS encoding Gfo/Idh/MocA family oxidoreductase; the encoded protein is MKNFAMTGVAGYIAPRHLQAIKDTGNNLIAALDPHDSVGILDRYFPNVSYFAEFERFERHIERLRRKSKESAIDYLTICSPNFLHDAHIRLALRSNADAICEKPIVLNPWNLDALEELESETGKKIFNVLQLREHQAIIDLKNKIQKENNNSKYNIELSYITFRGPWYDFSWKGVKEKSGGVATNIGVHFFDMLGWIFGKLQANKVYLNEQRKVSGFLEFEKANVSWFLSLDNSDLPEKVRNENKTTFRSLTIDGEEFHFSDGFTDLHTKVYQSILNGNGFGLNDARQSIEIVHQIRNAKIEENQENPHPMLRK